One Mycobacterium paraseoulense genomic window, CTGCCGATGATGAAGCGGTCGGGATCGTGGTAGCGCCGTTCGTCGCGGTTGGCGCTGCCCAGGAGCAGCAGCACCCAGTCGCCGGCGTCCATGGTGACGCCGTGCCGCTCGATGGGGCGGGTCAAGGTGCGGGCGACCCAGTGGCTCGGCGTGTCGTAGCGCAGCGCCTCGTTCACCGCGGCGGGAATGACGCTGCGGTCCTTCACGATGCGCTGCCACTCCTGGGGGTGCTCGGCGAGCGCGACGAGGCCGTTGGAGATCAGCTTCTGCGTGGTTTCCGAGCCGGCGGCCGACAGGAGATTGCAGAACATGAGCACCTCGTGCGGGGTCAGGGCGCGCTGGCCGCCGGCTTCGGGGTCGTCGAAGGTGGCTTGCAGCACGACGCTGATCAGGTCGTCACCCGGGTCGGTGCGGCGCCGTTCGATGAGGTCACCGATGTACTGGCTGATCAGGCGGTTGGCCTCGATGGCTTTGGCCGGCATCGCGACCTGCCCTTCCTCCCGGGTGAGGAAGGCCTCCCACCAGACGCGCAGCTGCGCACGGTCGCTGTGCGGCACGCCGAGCAGATCACCGATCACGTCCGTGGGCACCGAGAACGCGAAGGCCTCCATCGCGTCGACGGTGGTGCCCGATCGCAGCCGGCCCAGGTGCGTGTGGACCACCGCCCGCAGGGCAGACTCCATGGCGGCGACCGCTTTTGGCGTGAAGAACCCTTTGAGGACCCCGCGAATGCGGTCGTGGCGAGGCGGGTCCATCGAGATCACCGAGTACTTGCGTCCGTCGTTGTCCGGGTTCTCCGGTGCCGGACCGCGCTTGGATGAGAACGTCTCCCAATCCCGCAGAGCCTGCGACACGTCGTCGAACCTGGACAGGACCCACCAGCGGTTTTCGGGGTCCCGGTAGACCGGCGCCTCGTCGCGCAATCTCCGGTACACCGGGTATGGATCGTCGAAGATCGCCTTGGAGAACGGCGAATACATCAACTCGCTGGTCGCTGGCACAGCCATGACTCTATCACCGCAATGAACAATCGGACGTTGAGTGACTAACTGCTCAGTTGCTCGGCGGCGTGCGTTCGATCAATTCGATCCAGTTGCCGTCGGGGTCAGTCGCCATCAGTCCCCGGTTGCCGCCGTCGAATGTGACCGTTCGTTCCGGTCGGGCTTGGCCACCCAGGCGCTCGATACGCGCGACGAACGCGTCCGCGTCGTCGACACGGAACGACAGGTGCGTGAAGCCCACCTCGTTCATCCGGCGGGGCCTGCGCTTCTCGCGCACGCCCGGTACCGGGTAGCCGAGCAACTCGAGGCGAAATCCGTCGCGTTGCAGGTAGACGAGGTCGAGCACCAGCCCGGGCACGCCCAGCAGCCGTGCCGTCTCGGGCCCGCCGACCCTCAGGCGGCCGCTTTCGTCAAATCCCATTGCCGTGCAATAGAATCGGACGGACCTTTCGAGATCGCTGACGCACAGCCCGATATGGGTGAGGCGGTCACCGGAGCTCATGCGGTGTCGTCGGCGAGTTCGTCGAGCAGCGCGTTGTGTTCTCCGAGCAAGGGTGGCCGTACGGGCCCGCCCGCAAGATTGGCGCTGAAAAGGTATGGCGTGCCGGGATAGCGGAAGCTCTCCCCCAGTTCCGGGTGGTGGACCGGCACGTGAAACCCGCGGGCGGCGATGTGTTCGTCCTCGAAGGCCTCGTCGGGTGACAGCACCGCTCCGGCGGGGAATCCGCGTCGCTGGCTTTCCAGGAAGTACTCGTTGGCCGGCATCCGGGCAGCGATCAAGGTGATCGCGTCGCGGGCCGCCATCAGGATCGCGGTGGTCTCGTCGTCGGCGCCGATCATCGCGATGTCGACCGGCTCGTCGCGAGAGGCGGCCATTTCCAGGAACACCGCCTCGGGAAGCTCGTCGGTCAGGCCGAGGTCCGCGAGCCAGGTCAGCAGGTTCGCGAATTCGGTCGGCTTGCGGGGTAGCACGCCGGTGGTGGCGTAGGCGCCGTCCGCGCACCGGACCTGCGTCGGTTGGCTCCGCGTGAAGTACGCGTGACGGCCGGTCTGGCGGACGCACGTCTCGTTGTTGACCAGCCAGTGGTACGTCGTCTGCTCGGAACTGACGTTGCAGGCCGCATTGACGCTGACGTCGACGAGCTGACCCTGGCCGGTCTGGTCCCGGTGCGCAAGGGCCACCAGCGCTCCGATCGCGCAATACAGGCCGGCGATGTTGGCCGACTGCTCGCCGGCGCCGCGAACCGGCGGCAGGGAGTGGTCGTCGTAGCCGCAGTTCCAGACCGGACCCCCGCCGGCGAGCAAGGTGAGGTCGGTGACGGGTTGGTCGGCCCGCATGCTGTCGAGGCCGAATGGGGTGACCGCCACCCAGATCAGGGACGGGTGCCGGGCATCGCCGACGGGGCCCGACCCGGAGATCACGACGTCGGCGCTAGCGATCAGGCGCCCCAGTGCGTTGACACCCTCCGCGGTGTCGAGATCGACGGTCACCGATCTCTTGCCCACGTTGCCGCTCCACCACCGCAGGCTGGTATCCGGGCCGATGTTGTCGTGCGCGAACGGCGGTCGCAACCGATGTGAGGATCCCGCGGGCGGTTCGACCACGACGACCTCCGCGCCGAGTTCGGCGAGCAACCTTCCCCCGATGGGGGTGAACTGGCCGCTGATCTCGACGACGCGAATCCCGCTCAGCGCGTTCAGATCACACCCCGTTTCGTCAATTCGTCCAGCTCCTGATCACTGCGCCCGAGCAGCCCGCCCAGCACGTGCCGGTTGTGTTCGCCCAGACACGGCGCGGCCCGCGAAATGCTCCACGGCGAGGCCGACATTCGCAGGGGAAGCCCTTCGACGCGCACCGTCCCGATCTCGGGGTGCGTCACGGTCGGAAAGAGTCCCCACTCGGCGAGGTCCGGGTCTTCGTCGATCCGTTCCCGGGGCGACTTCACGACACTCGCCGGCACGCCGGCCGCACTGAGTTCGGCTGCCAGCGAGGAGGCTTCGCGGGTCCGGGTGCAGGCGCTGACGAGCGCGTCGAGTGCGTCGGCGCCGAGCAACCGCTGCTCCAGGGTGGCGAATCGGTCGTCCGTCAATCGCGGTTCGTCGACGACTTTGGACAGCAGGGCGACGTCCCGGTCGTCGCGGCAGGCGATGGCGATCCACCGGTCCTCGCCCCGGCACGGGTAGATCCCATGCGGGGCCATCTCACCGAAGTCGGCGTGGTTACCGTCCGGGAACCCCGGCCGGCGCGCGGGCCGCTCGTTGACCGTCCAGTCCAGCACCTCGGTGGGCAGCATCGCGATGCCCGCAGGCACCGTGGCCAAGTCGATGTGTTGTCCCTCGCCGGTGCGTTCGCGCTGATGCAGGGCCGCCAGGATCGAGACCGTCATGTAGTAGGCGGCGACGTGGTCCATGTACGAGTAGCCCCATCCCGCGGGCTCCCGGTCGGGCAACCCGGCGGTGAAGGTGAGCCCGCTCAGCGCCTGAACGATGGGACCCCAGGTCTTGAAATCGCGGTAGGGGCCGCTATGTCCGAAGCCGCAGTTGGAGACGTAGATGATGTCCGGCTTGATCCGGCGCAGCTCGTCGTAGCCGAAACCCATCCTGTCCAGCACGCCGGCGGCGAAATTCTCGCAGACGATGTCGGAGACGGCGATCAGCTCACGCAACAGCTGCTTGCCTGCCTCTTGACGCAGGTTGATGGTCACCCCGAGCTTGCCCACGTTGTGGTTGTTGAAGCCGGCACCCAGATTCACGCCGCGGCGCTCGTCGACGAATGGGCCGACGCCGCGCAGCGCGTCCCACATCCCGCGCGTTGCGGGGTCTTCGACTCGGATGACCTCGGCACCGAAGGCGGCCAGGATCTTCGTCGCCCCGGCGCCGGCCAGTTGACCGCCGAGGTCGCATACCCGAAGGTGGGACAACCCGACGCTCACCATGCAACAATAAAACAGATTTTGTTCTTCTGCCAACGCCGCGCCGCAGCCCGGCCCGGCGGGACCGCTACTCGCAGATTAACAGTTGATGTTCTATTGTTCAGTCTTATGGTGACGATCACAGCGGCCCGCTTCGACGAGCCGGCGTTCTACCTCGGCGACCCGAACGCCACATTCGCGCAGTTGCGCGAACACGATCCCGTGCATTGGTACGAGGAGGGCCAGTTCTGGGTCATCACCAAGTACGAAGACATCAAGGGTGTCTCGGCTCGACCCGAGAAGTTCAAGTCGGAGCGCATTGGGATCATGATGGATCTGATCGCGCACCGGGAGGGCCGCGACCCCCAGGGATATGGCAACCGCGGCATCATGTTCATGGATCCGCCGGTGCACCGAGTGCACCGCAAGGCTGTCGGCGTGCGGTTCACACCGGCCGCGGTCGCCAAGATGGAGGCCCGGGTGCGCCAGGTCGTCAACGATGTGCTCGACGACCTGCCGAACGGTGAATTCGACTGGATTCAACGGGTCGCCGAGCCCATCCCCGTGTATGTGTTCGCCTACCTGCTGGGAGTACCCGAAGAAGACTGGCCCAAGGTCGCGGGCTGGGCGACCACGATCGCCAACGTCGGTGGTGGAGCCGCGAGCGACGAGGACTACGCGTTCATCTTCGAACACATCGGGCCCTATCTGATGAGCCTCGTCGCCGAACGCAAGGAGCATCCTCAGGACGATCTGCTCACGATGCTCTCCCAGGTGACCGTTGACGGGGAGCCCTTCGACGACATGCAGGTGATGATCTACGCGCTCACCTTGCTCGCCGCCGGCAGTGAGACGACGCAGAGCCTGATCGCGGGAATCGCCGATTGCCTCGACACACATCCCGACCAATCGGCGGTGTTGTTCGCCGATCCGGGTCTCAGCGGCAACGCCGTCGAGGAGGTGCTGCGTTACTGGACGCCGGTGATGAGCATGGCCCGGCAGGCGGCCCGCGACGTTCGTCTGCGCGGTGCGGATGTCAAGGAAGGCGACGGGGTGCTGCTCGCCTATGCGTCCGCGAACCGCGATCAGGAGCACTGGGGCCCGACCGCCGAACAGTTCGACATCCACCGCCAGGACGCCGCCAATCACCTCGGCTTCGGGGTCGGCGAGCACTTCTGCATGGGCGCCGCCCTGGCTCGACGCGAAGCTCGTCTGCTGCTGGAGGAAGTGGCGCGGCGCGCCAAGGGGATTCACGTGGTCGGCGACCGAGTGCCCCGCGTGTCGACGCTGGTGCACACGCACGACCACCTGCCTGTTGTGCTCGACTACCGCTGAGGGGCATGTCCATGAGCGGACCCATGGCGGGCGTACGCGTCCTCGAGGTTGCCCAGTGGACGTTCGTTCCGGCCGCCGGCGCGGTGCTGGCGGACTGGGGCGCCGACGTTCTCAAAATCGAACATCCGCGCACCGGCGATGCCCAGCGGGGCCTACGTCAGCTCGGCAACGTGCAGATCGCCGGCAACCGCAACCCCGTCATGGAGCACGCGAACCGCGGCAAACGATCCATCGCCCTGGATATCTCGACACCGGCCGGCCATGAATTGCTGATGGACATTGCGCGCACAAGCGACGTGTTCCTGACCAACTTCTTGCCCGACGCCCGTGCCAAACTGCGGATCGACGTCGACGACTTGCGGACTGCGAATCCCGGCATCGTCTATGTGCGGGGCAGCGCATACGGAACGCTCGGCGACGAGGCCGGCATCGGTGGCTACGACATGACCGGCTTCTGGAGCCGAGGCGGTAGCGCGGCAAGCGTCACCCCGCCCGATATGGGCGGCGTTGTCGCACAACCCGGCCCGGCGTACGGAGATTCTCTGGGCGGCATGACAATTGCCGGCGGAATCGCGGCGGCGCTGTTCGCTCGTGATCGGACCGGTGAGGCCAAGGTCGTGGATGTGTCGCTCCTCGGAGTGGGGGTGTGGGCGATGGGGGTGGCAGTCAACGCCGCGCTGATCTCCGGAGAGCCGTGGCAGGCAAACCCCGCCGGCGCCAACGTCGCCCCGCACAATCCGCTGGTGGGCTTCTACCGCACCGGCGACGGGCGGTATATGGGATTGTCGATGATGCAAGGTTTCCGCTATTGGGCGGACTTCTGTGCGCGGGTCGGGCTCCCCGAGCTTGCCACCGACGAACGCTTTGCCAGCCATGAGCTGCTAACCCGCAACGCGGCGCAGGCAACTGCGATCCTGCGCGAGGTGCTCGGAAGCAAAACCCTCGAGCACTGGCGCAAAGCCCTGGCCGGTTTCGAAGGGCAGTGGGCGCCCGTGCAGAACACGATGGATGTTGTGGCTGACGAGCAGGTGAGGGCAAACGGTGTCATCGCGCCCATCCAAGGCAGCGGCGGTGCCCTCGAGTTAGTCTCGAGCCCCGTGCTTTTCGATCAGACACCGTTTGCTCTGGGCCCGACACCGGAGTTCGCCGAACATACCGAGGCGCTATTGCTCGAACTGGGCAAGGACTGGGAAGACATCATCGACCTCAAGGACAGCGGAACCATCGCGTGATCGACAGCCCTCTTAAGATCCAACCAACGGAGTAAGCAGATGAATCGAGTCAGCGGCAAAGTAGCGGTCGTCACGGGTGCCGCGCGCGGCCAAGGACGCAGTCACGCAGTCCATCTCGCCGACGAGGGCGCCGACATCATCGCCGTTGACATCTGCGACGACATCGCGACCAACGACTACCCGATGGCACGCAAGAGCGACCTCGACGAGACGGCGAAGCTGGTCGAGAAGGCCGGCCGGCGGGTGGTCACCGCGGTGGCCGATGTGCGGGATCGGGCGGCACTGAAGAAGGCGATCGACGACGGCGTCGCCCAACTGGGCGGGCTGCACGTCGTCGTCGCCAACGCCGGCATCTGCCCCCACGGAGAGCACAAAGGGTATCCGGCGTTCCGCGACGTGCTCGACGTGAACTTTCTCGGCGTTGTCAACACCGTCAACGCCGCATTCGACCATCTGGACACCGGTGCGTCGATCATCGCCACCGGCTCGATCGCCGGACTGGTCTCCCAACACGATATGTTCAACGGCGGCGGCAACTCGGGCCCCGGCGGCCTCGGCTACGGTCTGGCCAAGAAGTTCGTCCGCGACTGGGTCAAATCGATGGCGATGACGCTGGCGGCGCGCCAGATACGCGTCAACGCCGTGCACCCGACGAACGTCAACACCGCGATGATGAACAACCCGATGATGTACAAGACGTTTCGGCCCGACCTGGAGGCTCCGACCCACGACGATGCCTTT contains:
- a CDS encoding CaiB/BaiF CoA transferase family protein, whose amino-acid sequence is MSGPMAGVRVLEVAQWTFVPAAGAVLADWGADVLKIEHPRTGDAQRGLRQLGNVQIAGNRNPVMEHANRGKRSIALDISTPAGHELLMDIARTSDVFLTNFLPDARAKLRIDVDDLRTANPGIVYVRGSAYGTLGDEAGIGGYDMTGFWSRGGSAASVTPPDMGGVVAQPGPAYGDSLGGMTIAGGIAAALFARDRTGEAKVVDVSLLGVGVWAMGVAVNAALISGEPWQANPAGANVAPHNPLVGFYRTGDGRYMGLSMMQGFRYWADFCARVGLPELATDERFASHELLTRNAAQATAILREVLGSKTLEHWRKALAGFEGQWAPVQNTMDVVADEQVRANGVIAPIQGSGGALELVSSPVLFDQTPFALGPTPEFAEHTEALLLELGKDWEDIIDLKDSGTIA
- a CDS encoding CoA transferase, producing the protein MDETGCDLNALSGIRVVEISGQFTPIGGRLLAELGAEVVVVEPPAGSSHRLRPPFAHDNIGPDTSLRWWSGNVGKRSVTVDLDTAEGVNALGRLIASADVVISGSGPVGDARHPSLIWVAVTPFGLDSMRADQPVTDLTLLAGGGPVWNCGYDDHSLPPVRGAGEQSANIAGLYCAIGALVALAHRDQTGQGQLVDVSVNAACNVSSEQTTYHWLVNNETCVRQTGRHAYFTRSQPTQVRCADGAYATTGVLPRKPTEFANLLTWLADLGLTDELPEAVFLEMAASRDEPVDIAMIGADDETTAILMAARDAITLIAARMPANEYFLESQRRGFPAGAVLSPDEAFEDEHIAARGFHVPVHHPELGESFRYPGTPYLFSANLAGGPVRPPLLGEHNALLDELADDTA
- a CDS encoding cytochrome P450, encoding MPATSELMYSPFSKAIFDDPYPVYRRLRDEAPVYRDPENRWWVLSRFDDVSQALRDWETFSSKRGPAPENPDNDGRKYSVISMDPPRHDRIRGVLKGFFTPKAVAAMESALRAVVHTHLGRLRSGTTVDAMEAFAFSVPTDVIGDLLGVPHSDRAQLRVWWEAFLTREEGQVAMPAKAIEANRLISQYIGDLIERRRTDPGDDLISVVLQATFDDPEAGGQRALTPHEVLMFCNLLSAAGSETTQKLISNGLVALAEHPQEWQRIVKDRSVIPAAVNEALRYDTPSHWVARTLTRPIERHGVTMDAGDWVLLLLGSANRDERRYHDPDRFIIGRPRGTDVYFGWGIHICLGQWLARREAQLVFEYIADRFPDYAIGARERVLTATVRGYTSVEMTLR
- a CDS encoding CaiB/BaiF CoA transferase family protein: MSVGLSHLRVCDLGGQLAGAGATKILAAFGAEVIRVEDPATRGMWDALRGVGPFVDERRGVNLGAGFNNHNVGKLGVTINLRQEAGKQLLRELIAVSDIVCENFAAGVLDRMGFGYDELRRIKPDIIYVSNCGFGHSGPYRDFKTWGPIVQALSGLTFTAGLPDREPAGWGYSYMDHVAAYYMTVSILAALHQRERTGEGQHIDLATVPAGIAMLPTEVLDWTVNERPARRPGFPDGNHADFGEMAPHGIYPCRGEDRWIAIACRDDRDVALLSKVVDEPRLTDDRFATLEQRLLGADALDALVSACTRTREASSLAAELSAAGVPASVVKSPRERIDEDPDLAEWGLFPTVTHPEIGTVRVEGLPLRMSASPWSISRAAPCLGEHNRHVLGGLLGRSDQELDELTKRGVI
- a CDS encoding mycofactocin-coupled SDR family oxidoreductase, whose protein sequence is MNRVSGKVAVVTGAARGQGRSHAVHLADEGADIIAVDICDDIATNDYPMARKSDLDETAKLVEKAGRRVVTAVADVRDRAALKKAIDDGVAQLGGLHVVVANAGICPHGEHKGYPAFRDVLDVNFLGVVNTVNAAFDHLDTGASIIATGSIAGLVSQHDMFNGGGNSGPGGLGYGLAKKFVRDWVKSMAMTLAARQIRVNAVHPTNVNTAMMNNPMMYKTFRPDLEAPTHDDAFVIYPMLQAMPVPWVQPEDISHAVVYLASDESRYVTGLQMFIDAGAALKMGF
- a CDS encoding cytochrome P450, which codes for MTITAARFDEPAFYLGDPNATFAQLREHDPVHWYEEGQFWVITKYEDIKGVSARPEKFKSERIGIMMDLIAHREGRDPQGYGNRGIMFMDPPVHRVHRKAVGVRFTPAAVAKMEARVRQVVNDVLDDLPNGEFDWIQRVAEPIPVYVFAYLLGVPEEDWPKVAGWATTIANVGGGAASDEDYAFIFEHIGPYLMSLVAERKEHPQDDLLTMLSQVTVDGEPFDDMQVMIYALTLLAAGSETTQSLIAGIADCLDTHPDQSAVLFADPGLSGNAVEEVLRYWTPVMSMARQAARDVRLRGADVKEGDGVLLAYASANRDQEHWGPTAEQFDIHRQDAANHLGFGVGEHFCMGAALARREARLLLEEVARRAKGIHVVGDRVPRVSTLVHTHDHLPVVLDYR
- a CDS encoding VOC family protein — protein: MSSGDRLTHIGLCVSDLERSVRFYCTAMGFDESGRLRVGGPETARLLGVPGLVLDLVYLQRDGFRLELLGYPVPGVREKRRPRRMNEVGFTHLSFRVDDADAFVARIERLGGQARPERTVTFDGGNRGLMATDPDGNWIELIERTPPSN